In Halichondria panicea chromosome 9, odHalPani1.1, whole genome shotgun sequence, a genomic segment contains:
- the LOC135341074 gene encoding SUMO-activating enzyme subunit 2-like — MAFLQETQSNTVQGSHVMVVGTGGIGCELLKNLVLTGFQNISAIDLDTIDVSNLNRQFLFQKKHVGRPKVEVAKETAQLFNPNATITAYHDSVLNSEYNVNFFKQFSLVMNALDNKAARNHVNRLCLAAGVTLIESGSAGYLGQVTVIRKGVSECYECQPKPAAKTYPGCTIRNTPSEPIHCIVWAKHLFNQLFGEPDTDNDVSPETEKEEGMESGEDDSHVQRISTRQWAENNDYNSKKLFHKLFKSDIEYLLSMEKLWQTRKPPTPLELGNLPGKNTSEGSTGGLADQRVWSISECAQVFQDCVVELKKEFTANGELVWDKDDKSRLDFVVAAANLRSYAYSIQQKSRFDVKSMAGNIIPAIATTNAVIAGIIVMEALKVLAGESHKCKTTYLPKYPNPYKKLLVACTPNPPNPKCYVCSPKPEATVKFNCNSVTVASLQDKIMKKHFGMVAPDVEIDDGKGTILLSSEEGETDDNLPKCVSEFGVSNGTRLKVDDFLQNMTLVITIVHTDTPLEDEKEFEQVNEDDVEGDTGAPMPISSRKRKASTDSEQQATKKARKDSNSIEI; from the exons atggcttTTCTACAAGAGACCCAGTCCAATACGGTACAGGGTTCACACGTGATGGTGGTTGGAACAGGAGGGATAGGATGTGAGCTGCTCAAGAACCTAGTGCTGACTGGATTTCAGAACATCTCAGCA ATTGACTTGGACACCATTGATGTGAGCAATCTAAACAGACAGTTTCTGTTTCAGAAGAAACATGTTGGACGTCCTAAGGTTGAAGTTGCCAAGGAAACGGCTCAGTTATTTAACCCTAACGCCACTATAACAGCGTACCACGACTCAGTCTTAAA TTCTGAATATAATGTGAATTTCTTCAAGCAGTTCTCTCTCGTAATGAATGCTCTAGACAACAAAG CTGCCCGTAACCATGTGAACAGACTGTGCCTGGCTGCTGGGGTGACACTGATAGAGAGTGGGTCTGCCGGCTACCTCGGCCAGGTCACCGTCATACGGAAA GGTGTGAGTGAGTGTTATGAGTGCCAGCCCAAGCCAGCTGCCAAGACCTATCCTGGCTGCACTATTAGGAACACCCCCTCTGAGCCCATCCACTGTATCGTGTGGGCCAAGCACCTCTTCAATCAACTCTTTGGGGAACCAGACACCGACAATGATGTATCACCTGAGACAGAGAAAGAGGAGGGGATGGAGTCTGGGGAAGATGACTCACATGTGCAGCGTATTTCCACACGTCAATGGGCAGAGAATAATGACTATAATTCAAAGAAACTGTTTCATAAG CTGTTTAAGAGTGACATTGAGTACTTGTTGAGTATGGAGAAGCTTTGGCAGACAAGGAAGCCACCCACACCTCTGGAGCTGGGAAATTTACCCGGGAAAAACACAAGTG AAGGCTCCACTGGAGGCCTGGCCGATCAAAGGGTGTGGTCTATTTCCGAGTGTGCACAAGTATTCCAAGACTG TGTGGTGGAGCTAAAGAAAGAGTTCACTGCGAATGGAGAACTGGTTTGGGATAAG GACGACAAGAGCAGATTGGACTTTGTAGTGGCAGCTGCCAACTTGAGATCGTACGCATACAGCATACAACAGAAGAGCCGATTTGATGTGAAAT cTATGGCAGGGAACATAATTCCAGCGATTGCGACAACGAACGCGGTCATTGCTGGGATCATAGTAATGGAGGCTCTTAAGGTGCTCGCTGGAGAGTCCCACAAATGCAAGACC ACCTACCTCCCCAAATACCCTAACCCCTACAAGAAACTGCTGGTGGCTTGCACACCTAACCCCCCGAATCCAAAGTGCTACGTCTGTTCACCTAAACCAGAG GCAACAGTGAAGTTTAACTGTAACTCTGTAACAGTGGCCAGTCTGCAAGACAAG ATAATGAAGAAGCACTTTGGAATGGTGGCTCCTGATGTGGAGATCGATGACGGGAAAG GCACTATCCTCTTATCTAGTGAAGAAGGAGAAACAGATG ATAATTTGCCCAAGTGCGTGAGTGAGTTTGGAGTGAGTAATGGGACTCGACTGAAGGTGGACGACTTCCTACAGAACATGACACTAGTAATCACTATTGTCCACAC TGATACTCCGCTAGAAGATGAAAAGGAATTTGAGCAAGTGAATGAAGATGATGTTGAAG GTGATACAGGTGCTCCCATGCCCATAAGTAGTAGAAAAAGAAAGGCTTCCACTGACAGTGAACAGCAGGCTACAAAGAAAGCAAGAAAAGACTCGAACTCCATTGAGATATAA
- the LOC135341072 gene encoding uncharacterized protein LOC135341072 isoform X2 gives MLKVVRSFLGRPPVEPPFEPPPRSSPFSTAAGGRHYLWRGYGPGRGSNVIAVWDPSTELWNLLPTSGPLPPGEWGGCSVCVGHCLYTFGGYDESSYYNDMSKLDLDTLQWTKVQTSGSQPMKKHGCGLVHVNERTLCCFGGLGIKGPTQPGSTFTKSEAVSGSGRTNEFHFFDTQNGVWSSPELRGERPPPCDDFTFTMMDQHRAVFFGGFQSDRRVNDVYLFDFRTMEVTKVKPVLEEPWPVERLGHAACCLNYGQDHPQLMVYGGVGNGIKPLGDMWILDVDTGKWTEVTPPKSMTPRYYHSITATSLGPGLTDDVLVFGGHLYTYENVADTTILRFEATGPTASVAGLSAGKWALVDVAHNNTRGSAQRLSKKRIRQATARASSVSETSDHSSQDRVKALEQQLRAAQQREHDTQRRHQLQLQEKDRELTEANHRHGDAEERAQLAEQREQATQLLLQEKYRELAEANRYHGDAETRNQALIAEMDRIQEGLRRSDRRAQLAEERADGLETQWVVHREEITMTERQLGCGGWGVVKVAKFRGIKVAAKTLYEQLNSDYYRHVFIREMNMAARLRHPHLVQFIGATLEGKMIILTELMATSLRRVLEGGRISREHILSISVQVCQALNYLHLMQPDPVIHRDISSANILLNPLPNGHWRAKVTDYGSVNTLRALATENPGNPVYAAPEAITPSLQSTKMDMFSLGVLLIEMCSGQFPSDDGRERLLLTIQDRQFFDIISRCIDRERDNRPTAQQLLNELH, from the exons ATGTTGAAAGTTGTTCGCTCCTTTCTTGGTCGACCACCAGTTGAACCACCATTTGAACCACCACCTCGTAGTAGTCCATTTTCTACTGCAGCTGGCGGACGCCATTACCTGTGGAGGGGGTATGGTCCAGGACGAGGGTCTAACGTCATTGCTGTGTGGGATCCAAGCACTGAGCTGTGGAACCTCCTGCCCACCTCTGGACCTCTACCCCCTGGAGAGTGGGGTGgttgctctgtttgtgtaggtcATTGCCTGTACACCTTTGGTGGTTATGATGAGTCTTCCTACTACAATGACATGAGCAAGCTTgatctggacactctccagtggaccaaagttcAAACTTCTGGTAGTCAACCTATGAAAAAGCATGGTTGTGGACTTGTCCATGTGAATGAAAGAACTTTGTGCTGCTTTGGAGGACTCGGTATTAAGGGTCCCACACAACCAGGATCAACATTCACCAAGAGTGAAGCGGTTAGTGGAAGTGGACGAACAAATGAGTTCCATTTCTTTGACACACAAAATG gtgtctggtcgtcccctgagctcagaggagagagacctcctccCTGTGATGACTTCACCTTCACCATGATGGACCAGCACAGGGCAGTCTTCTTTGGAGGGTTCCAATCTGACCGTAGGGTCAATGATGTCTACCTGTTTGACTTCAGGACCATG gaggtcacTAAGGTGAAGCCAGTACTGGAAGAGCCATGGCCAGTGGAGAGGTTAGGCcatgctgcctgttgtctcaactatggccaggaccaccctcaactaATGGTGTACGGAGGAGTGGGTAATGGCATCAAGCCACTGGGGGACATGTGGATACTTGATGTTGACACTGGCAAGTGGACAGAG gtgacacctcctAAGTCAATGACACCGCGTTACTAccactccatcactgccaccagtctGGGACCAGGACTCACTGATGACGTCCTCGTGTTTGGAGGCCATTTGTATACCTATGAAAATGTTGCTGACACCACCATACTGAGATTTG AGGCGACCGGACCTACAGCGTCTGTTGCTGGACTCTCGGCTGGGAAGTGGGCTCTCGTAGATGTGGCCCACAACAACACtagaggctccgcccagcgacTGAGTAAAAAGAGGATCAGACAAGCAACTGCTCgtgcctcatcagtcagtgagaCCAGCGACCACTCCTCTCAAGACCGGGTGAAGGCTCTGGAACAACAGTTACGAGCAGCACAGCAGAGAGAGCACGACACTCAACGTCGCCACCAACTACAGTTGCAAGAGAAGGATCGTGAATTAACTGAGGCCAACCATCGTCATGGAGATGCGGAGGAAAGAGCACAGCTGGCAGAGCAAAGAGAGCAAGCTACACAATTACTTTTGCAAGAAAAATATCGTGAATTGGCTGAGGCCAACCGTTACCATGGAGATGCTGAGACGAGAAACCAAGCACTGATTGCTGAAATGGACCGAATTCAAGAAGGTCTCCGAAGATCTGACAGGAGAGCCCAGCTGGCAGAGGAGCGAGCAGATGGTCTGGAAACTCAGTGGGTGGTCCATCGCGAGGAGATCACAATGACAGAGAGACAGCTCGGTTGTGGAGGATGGGGGGTCGTCAAAGTGGCCAAGTTCCGAGGAATCAAGGTGGCAGCCAAGACACTGTACGAGCAGCTCAATTCCGACTATTACCGACACGTGTTTATTCGTGAGATGAACATGGCGGCTCGTCTGCGACACCCACATCTGGTCCAGTTCATCGGAGCCACGCTGGAGGGGAAGATGATCATCCTGACAGAGCTCATGGCCACCAGTCTGAGGAGAGTGCTGGAGGGAGGTCGTATCTCACGTGAACACATCCTCTCCATCTCTGTGCAGGTCTGTCAAGCCCTCAACTATCTCCACCTCATGCAGCCAGACCCAGTGATCCATCGTGACATCAGCAGTGCAAACATCCTCCTGAACCCTCTACCCAATGGTCACTGGAGGGCAAAGGTCACAGACTACGGCTCGGTGAACACCCTGCGAGCATTGGCGACAGAGAATCCTGGTAATCCAGTGTACGCTGCCCCTGAGGCAATAACCCCATCCCTCCAATCAACCAAGATGGACATGTTCAGTCTGGGAGTGCTCCTGATTGAGATGTGTTCTGGCCAGTTTCCGAGTGATGACGGACGTGAGCGCTTACTCCTTACCATCCAAGACCGTCAGTTCTTTGACATCATCAGTCGATGTATcgatagagagagagacaatCGACCAACCGCTCAACAACTGTTGAATGAACTACATTAG
- the LOC135341083 gene encoding large ribosomal subunit protein eL30-like isoform X1, producing the protein MAPGVSKQKKAMESINSRLALVMKSGKYTLGYRSTIKSLRLGKAKLVILASNAPPLRKSEIEYYAMLAKTGVHYYSGDNVSLGTACGKYFRVSTLSIIDPGDSDIIRTVPADSGKKE; encoded by the exons ATGGCACCAGGAGTTTCTAAACAG AAAAAGGCCATGGAGAGCATCAACTCTCGCCTGGCCCTGGTCATGAAGAGTGGTAAATATACTCTTGGATATCGCTCGACAATCAAGAGCCTTCGACTGGGCAAGGCCAAACTGGTCATCCTTGCTTCAAACGCCCCTCCCCTCAG GAAGAGCGAGATCGAGTACTATGCTATGCTGGCCAAGACAGGTGTACATtattacagtggtgacaatgTGTCACTGGGAACAGCTTGTGGCAAGTATTTCCGTGTGAGCACCCTCTCAATCATTGATCCCGGGGACTCCGACATCATACGCACGGTACCGGCTGATTCAGGCAAAAAAGAATGA
- the LOC135341083 gene encoding large ribosomal subunit protein eL30-like isoform X2, whose protein sequence is MESINSRLALVMKSGKYTLGYRSTIKSLRLGKAKLVILASNAPPLRKSEIEYYAMLAKTGVHYYSGDNVSLGTACGKYFRVSTLSIIDPGDSDIIRTVPADSGKKE, encoded by the exons ATGGAGAGCATCAACTCTCGCCTGGCCCTGGTCATGAAGAGTGGTAAATATACTCTTGGATATCGCTCGACAATCAAGAGCCTTCGACTGGGCAAGGCCAAACTGGTCATCCTTGCTTCAAACGCCCCTCCCCTCAG GAAGAGCGAGATCGAGTACTATGCTATGCTGGCCAAGACAGGTGTACATtattacagtggtgacaatgTGTCACTGGGAACAGCTTGTGGCAAGTATTTCCGTGTGAGCACCCTCTCAATCATTGATCCCGGGGACTCCGACATCATACGCACGGTACCGGCTGATTCAGGCAAAAAAGAATGA
- the LOC135341073 gene encoding uncharacterized protein LOC135341073 — MPRSKGLYRRKDKSKLKRLQKAATPPSISKSPSTSQSPSTSQPPSTSQSPSTSQPLSTSQSPSTSQPPSTSHNESIATVLGALTLPSKNWVNVTTQPVEKITLCKISSEASSSKTPAVITHTLVVQSDRTWQVHVHNHIVDPKRCCLLQSFPPVISSAGLQDLLLVLDSAHVCCGHPDSHFVSMIEQKKNKIMLGKAHGEIRAQLDDYASVTLNGDIFNKTVRTTTCEIICNVQKCTSCKSYRAALRAIYHSSIKRATLKSRVIHNHTNERFLRTPEKKEKMCRLRKAVTSSKYKISKLENYIKKLNEKKGEEVDEELNQDMVHILNSNSKKIQERYPEGTFARLFWEEQLKASSGKKGRQNRWHPLMIKWCLNLQLLSGVTYHTLRTSGFIVLPSERTLRDFTHFYKSEVGFSEELNSQLRTQSGIDSLPESRRYVSLIIDEMKIKEDLVYDKNTSQIIGFTQLGDMNDTLARVESIKECTDDESVKHPPVADHIMVLLVRGLFFKLNFPYAHFPTRKGIVADMLFPIVWEAIRQLEAIGFKVISVTADGASPNRKFFRMNGSDESGLTYKTHNPYADPDENRSLYFISDVPHLIKTTRNCWSHSGFNGTRLMAVS, encoded by the coding sequence ATGCCACGATCAAAAGGACTTTATCGCAGAAAGGATAAATCAAAATTAAAACGTCTACAAAAAGCCGCCACGCCTCCATCCATCAGTAAGTCTCCATCCACAAGTCAATCTCCATCCACCAGTCAACCTCCATCCACAAGTCAATCTCCATCCACCAGTCAACCTCTATCCACAAGTCAATCTCCATCCACAAGTCAACCTCCATCCACAAGTCATAACGAATCTATTGCAACTGTTCTTGGTGCCTTGACTTTGCCAAGTAAAAATTGGGTTAATGTAACTACTCAACCTGTTGAAAAGATCACATTGTGTAAGATTTCTAGTGAAGCATCCAGCAGCAAAACTCCAGCTGTTATTACACACACTTTGGTTGTTCAATCAGACCGTACAtggcaagtacatgtacataaccaCATTGTCGATCCAAAAAGATGCTGTTTATTACAATCATTTCCGCCAGTTATCTCGTCAGCCGGCCTTCAAGATCTGCTCCTTGTACTTGACAGTGCTCATGTATGCTGTGGTCATCCTGACTCTCATTTTGTTTCCATGATTGAACAGAagaaaaacaaaataatgttggGAAAGGCTCATGGGGAAATTAGAGCACAACTTGATGACTATGCTTCCGTAACTTTAAATGGTGATATATTTAACAAAACAGTACGAACGACGACATGCGAAATAATTTGTAATGTCCAAAAATGCACTTCGTGCAAATCTTATCGGGCTGCACTCAGGGCCATATACCACAGCTCGATCAAGAGAGCCACGTTGAAATCCAGGGTAATTCACAATCATACTAATGAGAGGTTCCTACGCACACCTgagaaaaaagaaaagatGTGTAGGCTAAGAAAAGCAGTCACTTCCTCAAAATACAAGATATCAAAACTAGAAAATTACATTAAGAAATTGAATGAGAAAAAAGGTGAAGAAGTTGATGAAGAACTAAACCAAGATATGGTTCACATTTTGAATAGCAACTCAAAAAAAATACAGGAAAGGTATCCAGAAGGAACATTCGCTAGATTATTTTGGGAAGAACAGTTAAAAGCTTCGTCTGGAAAGAAGGGAAGGCAAAATCGTTGGCATCCCTTAATGATAAAGTGGTGTTTAAACCTGCAATTACTTTCTGGTGTTACCTACCACACGTTACGCACATCTGGATTTATTGTACTTCCATCGGAGCGAACACTTCGTGATTTTACTCACTTTTACAAATCTGAAGTCGGGTTTAGTGAAGAATTAAACAGCCAGCTTCGTACACAATCAGGAATTGACTCATTGCCAGAGTCACGAAGGTATGTTTCCTTAATTATTGATGAGATGAAAATTAAAGAAGATCTTGTGTACGATAAGAATACCAGCCAAATCATTGGTTTCACGCAACTGGGGGATATGAACGACACATTAGCTCGAGTAGAGAGCATTAAAGAATGTACTGACGATGAAAGTGTAAAACATCCTCCTGTTGCAGACCATATTATGGTTCTCCTTGTTCGCGGCTTGTTCTTCAAGTTGAACTTTCCATATGCACATTTCCCTACCCGTAAGGGAATTGTGGCAGACATGCTCTTTCCTATTGTATGGGAAGCAATTAGACAGTTGGAGGCAATTGGCTTTAAGGTTATAAGTGTCACCGCTGACGGAGCGAGTCCAAATAGGAAGTTCTTTAGAATGAACGGTAGTGATGAAAGTGGACTTACATACAAGACACACAATCCATATGCTGATCCTGATGAGAATCGTTCGCTTTATTTTATTTCAGATGTGCCACATTTAATTAAGACAACGAGAAACTGCTGGTCTCATTCTGGATTCAACGGCACACGGCTAATGGCAGTAAGTTAG
- the LOC135341072 gene encoding uncharacterized protein LOC135341072 isoform X1: MQTMLKVVRSFLGRPPVEPPFEPPPRSSPFSTAAGGRHYLWRGYGPGRGSNVIAVWDPSTELWNLLPTSGPLPPGEWGGCSVCVGHCLYTFGGYDESSYYNDMSKLDLDTLQWTKVQTSGSQPMKKHGCGLVHVNERTLCCFGGLGIKGPTQPGSTFTKSEAVSGSGRTNEFHFFDTQNGVWSSPELRGERPPPCDDFTFTMMDQHRAVFFGGFQSDRRVNDVYLFDFRTMEVTKVKPVLEEPWPVERLGHAACCLNYGQDHPQLMVYGGVGNGIKPLGDMWILDVDTGKWTEVTPPKSMTPRYYHSITATSLGPGLTDDVLVFGGHLYTYENVADTTILRFEATGPTASVAGLSAGKWALVDVAHNNTRGSAQRLSKKRIRQATARASSVSETSDHSSQDRVKALEQQLRAAQQREHDTQRRHQLQLQEKDRELTEANHRHGDAEERAQLAEQREQATQLLLQEKYRELAEANRYHGDAETRNQALIAEMDRIQEGLRRSDRRAQLAEERADGLETQWVVHREEITMTERQLGCGGWGVVKVAKFRGIKVAAKTLYEQLNSDYYRHVFIREMNMAARLRHPHLVQFIGATLEGKMIILTELMATSLRRVLEGGRISREHILSISVQVCQALNYLHLMQPDPVIHRDISSANILLNPLPNGHWRAKVTDYGSVNTLRALATENPGNPVYAAPEAITPSLQSTKMDMFSLGVLLIEMCSGQFPSDDGRERLLLTIQDRQFFDIISRCIDRERDNRPTAQQLLNELH; the protein is encoded by the exons ATGCAGACAATGTTGAAAGTTGTTCGCTCCTTTCTTGGTCGACCACCAGTTGAACCACCATTTGAACCACCACCTCGTAGTAGTCCATTTTCTACTGCAGCTGGCGGACGCCATTACCTGTGGAGGGGGTATGGTCCAGGACGAGGGTCTAACGTCATTGCTGTGTGGGATCCAAGCACTGAGCTGTGGAACCTCCTGCCCACCTCTGGACCTCTACCCCCTGGAGAGTGGGGTGgttgctctgtttgtgtaggtcATTGCCTGTACACCTTTGGTGGTTATGATGAGTCTTCCTACTACAATGACATGAGCAAGCTTgatctggacactctccagtggaccaaagttcAAACTTCTGGTAGTCAACCTATGAAAAAGCATGGTTGTGGACTTGTCCATGTGAATGAAAGAACTTTGTGCTGCTTTGGAGGACTCGGTATTAAGGGTCCCACACAACCAGGATCAACATTCACCAAGAGTGAAGCGGTTAGTGGAAGTGGACGAACAAATGAGTTCCATTTCTTTGACACACAAAATG gtgtctggtcgtcccctgagctcagaggagagagacctcctccCTGTGATGACTTCACCTTCACCATGATGGACCAGCACAGGGCAGTCTTCTTTGGAGGGTTCCAATCTGACCGTAGGGTCAATGATGTCTACCTGTTTGACTTCAGGACCATG gaggtcacTAAGGTGAAGCCAGTACTGGAAGAGCCATGGCCAGTGGAGAGGTTAGGCcatgctgcctgttgtctcaactatggccaggaccaccctcaactaATGGTGTACGGAGGAGTGGGTAATGGCATCAAGCCACTGGGGGACATGTGGATACTTGATGTTGACACTGGCAAGTGGACAGAG gtgacacctcctAAGTCAATGACACCGCGTTACTAccactccatcactgccaccagtctGGGACCAGGACTCACTGATGACGTCCTCGTGTTTGGAGGCCATTTGTATACCTATGAAAATGTTGCTGACACCACCATACTGAGATTTG AGGCGACCGGACCTACAGCGTCTGTTGCTGGACTCTCGGCTGGGAAGTGGGCTCTCGTAGATGTGGCCCACAACAACACtagaggctccgcccagcgacTGAGTAAAAAGAGGATCAGACAAGCAACTGCTCgtgcctcatcagtcagtgagaCCAGCGACCACTCCTCTCAAGACCGGGTGAAGGCTCTGGAACAACAGTTACGAGCAGCACAGCAGAGAGAGCACGACACTCAACGTCGCCACCAACTACAGTTGCAAGAGAAGGATCGTGAATTAACTGAGGCCAACCATCGTCATGGAGATGCGGAGGAAAGAGCACAGCTGGCAGAGCAAAGAGAGCAAGCTACACAATTACTTTTGCAAGAAAAATATCGTGAATTGGCTGAGGCCAACCGTTACCATGGAGATGCTGAGACGAGAAACCAAGCACTGATTGCTGAAATGGACCGAATTCAAGAAGGTCTCCGAAGATCTGACAGGAGAGCCCAGCTGGCAGAGGAGCGAGCAGATGGTCTGGAAACTCAGTGGGTGGTCCATCGCGAGGAGATCACAATGACAGAGAGACAGCTCGGTTGTGGAGGATGGGGGGTCGTCAAAGTGGCCAAGTTCCGAGGAATCAAGGTGGCAGCCAAGACACTGTACGAGCAGCTCAATTCCGACTATTACCGACACGTGTTTATTCGTGAGATGAACATGGCGGCTCGTCTGCGACACCCACATCTGGTCCAGTTCATCGGAGCCACGCTGGAGGGGAAGATGATCATCCTGACAGAGCTCATGGCCACCAGTCTGAGGAGAGTGCTGGAGGGAGGTCGTATCTCACGTGAACACATCCTCTCCATCTCTGTGCAGGTCTGTCAAGCCCTCAACTATCTCCACCTCATGCAGCCAGACCCAGTGATCCATCGTGACATCAGCAGTGCAAACATCCTCCTGAACCCTCTACCCAATGGTCACTGGAGGGCAAAGGTCACAGACTACGGCTCGGTGAACACCCTGCGAGCATTGGCGACAGAGAATCCTGGTAATCCAGTGTACGCTGCCCCTGAGGCAATAACCCCATCCCTCCAATCAACCAAGATGGACATGTTCAGTCTGGGAGTGCTCCTGATTGAGATGTGTTCTGGCCAGTTTCCGAGTGATGACGGACGTGAGCGCTTACTCCTTACCATCCAAGACCGTCAGTTCTTTGACATCATCAGTCGATGTATcgatagagagagagacaatCGACCAACCGCTCAACAACTGTTGAATGAACTACATTAG